A genomic stretch from Streptosporangium album includes:
- a CDS encoding glycoside hydrolase family 38 N-terminal domain-containing protein, which yields MRISSIESTELFVASGQVVRVHLDGPPGEVEVRVTGPGVAGASRTGARPAEVGVAVDAAPGTRIPIRVTAGEALADGELTVAEPGWTVWMVPHFHYDPVWWNTQAAYTATWDASGEVAQRFRGDYQQAGFDLMRAHLDTARRDPDYRFVLAEVDYLKPYWDAHPRDRAHLRRLMKEGRVELMGGTYNEPSTNLTGAESTIRNLVHGIGFQRDVMGGDPATAWQLDVFGHDPQFPGLIAEAGLTSSSWARGPYHQWGPMLTGRDRELHGWGDPSTMQFPAEFEWLSPSGKGVLTHYMPAHYSAGWWMDQAADLAGAEAAVYELFLLLKKVAATRNLLLPVGTDYTPPNKWVTEIHRDWNSRYLWPRFVCALPKEFFAAVRAELAAPSPQTRDMNPIYTGKDVSFIDTKQAQRYAENLLVDAEKFATLAAVATGARYPHAALDKAWRQLVYGAHHDAITGSESDQVYLDLLTGWREAYDIGARVLDASLRTLNAGTDTRGEGGAVVVWNPSSWERTDLVRLRLELPDPGFHGVRLADGAPVLLEHPEHHDDGSLRSVDLVTVARAVPALGHLTLHVQPTAEPVPGWTAKEGLGITNGTHHIEVDPARGGCVSRLADVAGGRELLQPGRVGNELLVYDEYPAHPDFHEGPWHLIPRGTVTGSAAQPATSITVETCALGERITVTGRVGPVSHTQQLTLWRGLDRIDCTTHIDEFDGTDQLVRVRWPAAVPGALPVSEVAAAVVGRGFGLIDVDTAEHPWTLDNPAGTWFALSSTARVVFRDGDGARFGARAIGIAEIIAPGSGSRTGESAAGDAGTAPREPAAATADVELRELAVALVRKGVTSTCSTGPGPRYGDLAVDSNLPDVRIALGAPEDNPFVAAVLAAADARYTELLRTGLAETGRARIWVPAAEPLEKVWVPGADLTGPRSLPVLVVAGEGAARELAADLEDAVVEMIQPPALTALTEPDLDDYTIGLINRGIPGFAVDAGGSLHLSLMRSCTGWPSGVWIDPPRRTAPDGSNFQVQHWSHSFDYSLVTSPGDWRQAGLVARGHDVNHPLVALASPRHGGRPSGSLLEVEPAGQVVLAALKVAGNPLASGQDPAASDGVTVRLYEATGHPVTARLRTALPLRDARRSDLLERPLAPVDLQAVPLTGMEIVTLTAGTPEPIGAEAAAEPHQPVHTRYWLHNTGPAPTGNLPVSVHLSRTDTADPAGLAVTVASSLTRQEVSGLLTLIPPEGWSCDPSEHPYVLAPGGHIEVPVALEVPAGAEPGAYWLRARTSHGGQVFEDVTRVHVGGVHEVGLDVTLRTPSVRLAPGGSGLVEVRLGSSARTEVSAQAQLISPWQTFELFPEWNTGTTVPARGVADLRFAVRVPRGTRPGRWWAVVKVACAGWLHYTETVEIEVLP from the coding sequence TTGCGCATCTCCAGCATCGAGTCCACCGAACTCTTCGTGGCGTCCGGGCAGGTGGTCCGGGTGCATCTCGACGGTCCGCCCGGTGAGGTCGAGGTCCGGGTGACCGGCCCGGGCGTCGCCGGCGCGAGCCGTACCGGAGCCAGGCCCGCCGAGGTGGGCGTGGCCGTGGACGCCGCACCCGGCACGCGGATCCCGATCCGGGTCACCGCGGGCGAGGCCCTCGCCGACGGCGAGCTGACGGTCGCCGAGCCCGGCTGGACGGTGTGGATGGTGCCGCACTTCCACTACGACCCGGTGTGGTGGAACACCCAGGCGGCCTACACCGCCACCTGGGACGCCTCGGGCGAGGTGGCCCAGCGCTTCCGCGGCGACTACCAGCAGGCCGGCTTCGACCTGATGCGCGCCCACCTGGACACCGCGCGCCGCGATCCCGACTACAGGTTCGTGCTGGCCGAGGTCGACTACCTCAAGCCCTACTGGGACGCCCACCCCCGCGACCGGGCCCACCTGCGCCGGCTCATGAAGGAGGGCCGGGTCGAGCTGATGGGCGGCACCTACAACGAGCCCAGCACCAACCTCACCGGCGCCGAGTCGACGATCCGCAACCTCGTCCACGGCATCGGCTTCCAGCGCGACGTCATGGGCGGCGACCCGGCGACCGCCTGGCAGCTCGACGTCTTCGGGCACGACCCGCAGTTCCCCGGGCTCATCGCCGAGGCGGGCCTGACCTCCAGCTCCTGGGCGCGCGGGCCGTACCACCAGTGGGGGCCGATGCTGACCGGGCGCGACCGGGAGCTGCACGGCTGGGGCGACCCGTCCACGATGCAGTTCCCCGCCGAGTTCGAGTGGCTGTCGCCGTCGGGCAAGGGCGTGCTCACCCACTACATGCCCGCCCACTACAGCGCGGGCTGGTGGATGGACCAGGCCGCCGACCTCGCGGGTGCCGAGGCCGCCGTGTACGAGCTGTTCCTGCTGCTCAAGAAGGTCGCCGCGACCCGCAACCTGCTGCTGCCCGTGGGCACCGACTACACCCCGCCCAACAAGTGGGTCACCGAGATCCACCGTGACTGGAACAGCCGATACCTGTGGCCGAGGTTCGTCTGCGCCCTGCCGAAGGAGTTCTTCGCCGCGGTCCGCGCCGAGCTCGCCGCCCCCTCGCCGCAGACCCGGGACATGAACCCGATCTACACCGGCAAGGACGTCTCCTTCATCGACACCAAACAGGCCCAGCGGTACGCGGAGAACCTGCTTGTCGACGCCGAGAAGTTCGCCACGCTCGCCGCCGTCGCCACCGGTGCCCGCTACCCGCACGCCGCCCTGGACAAGGCGTGGCGGCAGCTGGTGTACGGCGCGCACCACGACGCCATCACCGGCTCGGAGTCCGACCAGGTCTACCTCGACCTGCTCACCGGCTGGCGAGAGGCGTACGACATCGGGGCCCGCGTGCTGGACGCCTCGCTGCGCACGCTGAACGCCGGGACCGACACCCGCGGCGAAGGCGGGGCGGTCGTGGTCTGGAACCCCTCCTCCTGGGAGCGGACCGACCTGGTCCGCCTGCGACTGGAACTGCCGGATCCCGGCTTTCACGGAGTGCGGCTCGCGGACGGGGCACCCGTGCTGCTGGAACACCCCGAGCATCACGACGACGGCAGCCTCAGGTCCGTGGACCTGGTGACCGTGGCGCGGGCCGTGCCGGCCCTGGGACACCTGACGCTCCACGTCCAGCCGACCGCCGAGCCGGTGCCCGGCTGGACGGCGAAGGAAGGGCTGGGCATCACCAACGGCACGCACCACATCGAGGTGGACCCCGCCAGGGGCGGCTGCGTGTCCCGGTTGGCCGACGTGGCGGGCGGCCGGGAGCTGCTGCAACCCGGCCGGGTCGGCAACGAGCTGCTCGTCTATGACGAGTATCCGGCTCACCCGGATTTCCACGAGGGGCCGTGGCATCTGATCCCCAGAGGGACCGTCACGGGCTCGGCGGCACAGCCGGCCACGTCGATCACGGTGGAGACCTGCGCGCTCGGCGAGCGGATCACGGTGACCGGCCGGGTGGGACCCGTCTCCCACACCCAGCAGCTCACCCTGTGGCGGGGCCTGGACCGGATCGACTGCACCACGCACATCGACGAGTTCGACGGCACCGACCAGCTCGTGCGGGTGCGCTGGCCCGCAGCGGTCCCCGGCGCGCTGCCGGTGAGCGAGGTCGCCGCCGCCGTGGTGGGCAGGGGATTCGGGCTCATCGACGTGGACACGGCCGAACATCCCTGGACCCTCGACAACCCCGCCGGCACCTGGTTCGCCCTGTCGTCCACCGCCCGTGTCGTCTTCCGCGACGGAGACGGTGCCCGGTTCGGAGCGCGGGCGATCGGCATCGCCGAGATCATCGCCCCCGGGTCCGGGAGCCGGACAGGCGAGTCCGCCGCCGGCGACGCGGGCACCGCACCCCGAGAGCCGGCCGCCGCCACCGCGGACGTGGAGCTGCGGGAGCTGGCCGTCGCGCTGGTCCGCAAGGGGGTGACCTCGACCTGCTCGACCGGCCCAGGTCCCCGCTACGGTGACCTCGCCGTGGACTCCAACCTGCCGGACGTGCGCATCGCCCTCGGCGCGCCGGAGGACAACCCGTTCGTCGCGGCGGTCCTCGCCGCCGCCGACGCGCGCTACACCGAGCTGCTCCGTACCGGGCTCGCGGAGACCGGCCGCGCCCGGATCTGGGTACCCGCGGCCGAACCGCTGGAGAAGGTGTGGGTGCCGGGCGCGGATCTGACGGGGCCCCGGTCGCTGCCCGTCCTCGTCGTGGCGGGGGAGGGGGCGGCGCGGGAGCTCGCGGCCGACCTGGAGGACGCGGTCGTCGAGATGATCCAGCCGCCGGCGCTGACCGCGCTCACCGAGCCGGACCTGGACGACTACACCATCGGGCTGATCAACCGGGGCATCCCCGGTTTCGCGGTCGACGCGGGCGGCTCCCTGCACCTGTCGCTGATGCGCTCGTGCACCGGCTGGCCCTCGGGCGTCTGGATCGACCCGCCCCGCCGTACCGCACCGGACGGATCGAACTTCCAGGTGCAGCACTGGAGCCACTCCTTCGACTACTCGCTGGTGACCTCACCGGGTGACTGGCGGCAGGCCGGACTGGTGGCGCGCGGCCACGACGTCAACCATCCCCTGGTCGCGCTCGCGTCTCCCCGGCACGGGGGACGGCCGTCCGGGTCCCTGCTGGAGGTGGAGCCCGCCGGGCAGGTCGTGCTCGCCGCGCTCAAGGTGGCGGGCAACCCGCTCGCCTCGGGCCAGGACCCGGCGGCGTCCGACGGCGTCACCGTCCGGCTGTACGAGGCGACCGGCCATCCGGTGACCGCCCGCCTGCGCACCGCCCTTCCGCTGCGCGACGCCCGGCGGTCGGATCTGCTGGAACGGCCCCTCGCCCCGGTGGACCTCCAGGCGGTGCCGCTCACCGGCATGGAGATCGTCACCCTCACCGCCGGGACGCCCGAGCCGATCGGCGCCGAAGCCGCCGCCGAGCCGCACCAGCCCGTTCACACGCGTTACTGGCTCCACAACACCGGCCCCGCCCCGACCGGTAACCTGCCGGTGTCGGTCCACCTGTCGCGGACCGACACCGCCGACCCGGCCGGACTGGCCGTGACCGTCGCCTCCAGTCTCACCCGGCAGGAGGTCTCCGGCCTTCTCACCCTCATCCCGCCGGAGGGCTGGAGCTGTGATCCCTCCGAGCACCCCTACGTGCTCGCGCCCGGTGGCCACATCGAGGTCCCGGTGGCACTGGAGGTCCCGGCGGGAGCGGAGCCCGGGGCGTACTGGCTGCGCGCCCGCACCTCTCACGGAGGGCAGGTCTTCGAGGACGTGACCCGGGTGCACGTGGGCGGCGTCCACGAGGTGGGCCTGGACGTCACACTGCGGACGCCCTCGGTACGGCTCGCACCCGGTGGATCGGGCCTGGTGGAAGTACGGCTCGGCTCCTCCGCCCGGACGGAGGTGTCGGCGCAGGCGCAGCTGATCAGCCCCTGGCAGACGTTCGAGCTGTTCCCCGAGTGGAACACCGGGACCACCGTGCCCGCGCGGGGAGTGGCCGACCTGCGCTTTGCCGTGCGGGTGCCGCGGGGGACCCGGCCCGGACGGTGGTGGGCGGTGGTCAAGGTGGCCTGCGCGGGATGGCTGCACTACACCGAGACGGTCGAGATCGAGGTGCTGCCGTGA